The following are from one region of the Rhizobium sullae genome:
- a CDS encoding VOC family protein gives MTFISALVLALLATPIQSGLLSMVSGIHHVTAITRKVQANVDFYAGFLGLRLVKRTAGFEDATQLHLFYGDAAGTPGSLLTFLAWEDGSPGRAGFGQISEIALAIDPTSIGYWLTRAMSFGLRMEGPGDEFGETVLRLKDPDNIILKLTGNKELKSGAPWRGGPVPIEHAVQRIRGATMLTEVPEESRSFLERHFGYRFQVSKGAIDRLVSQSGDVIDVRNARGFWSGAPGTGTVDHVAFRATDDAQLSTVHEALRETKFSATSMHDRKYFRSLYAREPGGTLAELATDKPGMTVDEQAETLGSMLFVPPKDPITNLEDLKVVLPQFSMPGEPRVNYRDLPFVHRFYTPPDPDGSVFVLLHGSGGNETTLMPLLHKVSPRATLLGVRGRATEEGFPRWYKRITPFAFDQDDIKNEAEAFAAFIDSAVKSYGLDPRKIVYVGYSNGANLLNSLLYLHPSLVHRAVLLRSMPVLTDYPRADLTGTDLLVISGKTDAYGRYANELQTRLKTAGATVDSDVISGGHDLGDADVPIIQKWLLQKTRQASAPQ, from the coding sequence ATGACTTTCATATCGGCTCTCGTTCTGGCATTGCTCGCTACTCCTATCCAATCCGGACTGCTCTCAATGGTTTCTGGCATACATCACGTGACGGCGATTACCCGCAAAGTGCAGGCGAACGTCGACTTCTACGCAGGCTTCCTCGGCCTGCGGCTTGTCAAACGGACGGCCGGATTCGAAGACGCGACGCAGTTGCATCTCTTCTATGGCGACGCTGCCGGCACACCCGGTTCGCTTCTCACTTTCCTCGCGTGGGAAGACGGTTCACCAGGACGCGCGGGCTTCGGGCAGATCAGCGAGATCGCCCTTGCCATCGACCCTACGAGCATCGGCTACTGGCTGACGCGGGCCATGAGTTTCGGCCTGCGCATGGAGGGGCCGGGAGACGAGTTCGGCGAGACGGTGCTGCGTCTCAAGGATCCCGACAACATCATCCTGAAGCTCACCGGCAACAAGGAACTGAAGAGCGGCGCGCCCTGGCGTGGCGGTCCGGTGCCGATCGAGCACGCCGTGCAGCGCATCCGCGGCGCGACCATGCTGACGGAAGTGCCTGAGGAAAGCCGCAGCTTCCTCGAAAGACACTTCGGCTATCGCTTCCAGGTGAGCAAGGGCGCGATCGATCGTCTCGTCTCGCAATCGGGCGACGTCATCGATGTCCGCAATGCCCGCGGCTTCTGGTCCGGTGCGCCGGGAACAGGCACGGTCGATCACGTGGCTTTCCGCGCCACCGACGATGCCCAGTTGTCGACAGTTCACGAAGCGCTCCGGGAGACGAAATTCTCGGCAACCAGCATGCATGACCGCAAATATTTCCGCTCGCTCTATGCCCGCGAGCCTGGCGGCACGCTGGCCGAACTTGCAACGGACAAGCCCGGCATGACCGTCGATGAACAGGCCGAAACCCTCGGCTCCATGCTCTTCGTGCCGCCGAAGGATCCAATCACCAATCTCGAGGACCTGAAGGTGGTCCTGCCGCAGTTCTCCATGCCCGGCGAGCCCCGCGTGAACTATCGCGACCTGCCCTTCGTCCACCGCTTCTACACACCACCGGATCCGGACGGCAGCGTGTTCGTGCTGCTTCACGGATCGGGGGGCAACGAGACGACGCTGATGCCGCTGCTGCATAAGGTGTCGCCGCGCGCCACACTGCTCGGCGTGCGCGGCCGCGCAACGGAAGAAGGCTTCCCGCGCTGGTACAAGCGCATAACGCCGTTCGCCTTCGATCAGGACGACATCAAGAACGAGGCGGAAGCCTTCGCCGCCTTTATCGACAGCGCCGTCAAATCCTACGGCCTCGATCCGAGGAAGATCGTCTATGTCGGCTATTCCAACGGCGCCAATCTGCTGAACTCGCTACTCTACCTGCATCCGAGCCTCGTGCACCGCGCCGTGCTGCTCCGCTCCATGCCGGTCCTGACGGACTATCCGCGTGCCGACCTTACGGGCACGGATCTGCTCGTCATCAGCGGCAAGACCGACGCCTATGGCCGGTATGCCAACGAGCTTCAGACACGGCTGAAAACCGCCGGCGCGACCGTCGATTCGGACGTCATCTCCGGCGGCCATGACCTCGGCGATGCCGATGTGCCGATCATCCAGAAGTGGCTTTTGCAGAAAACCCGCCAAGCCAGCGCCCCGCAATAA
- a CDS encoding response regulator — MAEVCSILIIDDNIDDREVYRRMLDRVPGTAYAVSEAETGDEGLVLIRGKRPHCILLDYSLPGRDGLGILAEILKLYPSANVIMLTGQGNETVAVEVMKSGARDYLTKDALSPEALHRCIQNAIMHGALETKLEQKRQSLEIFTRAMAHDLKEPLRTIKSFSKILHGSSSLPAEDRELLDYVLSAADHMEDLIVKVSGFTKLEVAADLELKPVALASVLDQVEDNLHRQIESGQAAIIRGDLPEVMGDATLLIQLLQNLVSNSIRYCENRTPEIRIAATANSGICRLSVSDNGPGIDPQHCELIFQPFKRLVGRGIEGTGLGLAICRRIAQLHGGAIWCEACGGEGATFILEVPLALAAAAAPMAMPAAQSVRPYEHATEATRRLAEVLLVEDSPADIQLLKLKLMRREKVSFNLHVAANGREAMRLLEQRAAIPDQPPVDLMLLDINMPLMDGFEVLSALAADGRLRGIPVCILSTSSDEGDIQRAKELGALAYMVKPPTLQQLEQMLEDVGTLKLQPLGDSLVLCVEQSRQSSTALA, encoded by the coding sequence TTGGCAGAAGTCTGCTCGATACTGATCATCGACGACAACATCGACGACCGCGAGGTCTACCGGCGCATGCTGGACCGCGTGCCGGGCACCGCCTACGCCGTATCCGAGGCCGAAACCGGAGACGAGGGCCTCGTGCTGATCAGGGGAAAACGGCCGCACTGCATCCTACTCGATTACTCTCTGCCCGGCCGCGACGGCCTCGGCATTCTTGCGGAGATCCTCAAGCTCTATCCATCCGCCAATGTCATCATGCTGACGGGCCAGGGCAACGAGACGGTTGCCGTCGAAGTGATGAAGAGCGGCGCGCGGGATTATCTGACCAAGGATGCGCTGTCGCCGGAAGCGCTGCACCGCTGCATCCAGAATGCCATCATGCATGGCGCGCTGGAAACCAAGCTGGAGCAGAAGCGCCAATCTCTCGAAATCTTCACGCGTGCGATGGCGCACGATCTCAAAGAACCGCTGAGAACCATCAAGTCCTTCAGCAAGATCCTGCACGGTTCCTCTTCACTGCCAGCCGAGGATCGCGAGCTTCTCGACTACGTGCTGAGCGCCGCCGACCACATGGAGGACCTGATCGTCAAGGTTTCGGGTTTTACCAAGCTCGAAGTTGCCGCCGACCTCGAGCTGAAGCCCGTCGCGCTCGCTTCGGTGCTCGATCAGGTGGAGGATAATCTCCATCGGCAGATCGAAAGCGGTCAGGCAGCGATCATTCGCGGGGACCTGCCGGAAGTAATGGGCGATGCGACGTTGCTGATCCAGCTTCTGCAGAACCTCGTCTCGAATTCCATCCGTTATTGCGAGAACCGCACGCCGGAGATCAGGATCGCCGCGACGGCAAACAGCGGCATTTGCCGTCTTTCCGTCAGCGACAACGGTCCCGGCATCGATCCCCAGCATTGCGAGCTGATTTTCCAGCCGTTCAAACGACTCGTCGGCCGCGGCATCGAAGGAACCGGCCTCGGCTTGGCCATCTGCCGTCGCATAGCGCAGCTGCACGGCGGCGCGATCTGGTGCGAGGCGTGTGGCGGCGAAGGCGCGACCTTCATCCTCGAAGTGCCCCTTGCCCTGGCAGCCGCCGCAGCACCCATGGCAATGCCTGCCGCTCAAAGCGTCCGGCCGTACGAACATGCGACGGAGGCGACTCGCAGGCTTGCTGAAGTATTGCTCGTCGAAGACAGCCCAGCCGACATACAGCTTCTGAAACTGAAGCTCATGCGCCGCGAGAAGGTCAGCTTCAATCTTCACGTCGCGGCGAACGGCCGCGAGGCGATGAGGCTGCTCGAACAGCGTGCCGCAATACCGGATCAGCCGCCGGTGGACCTGATGCTGCTCGACATCAACATGCCGCTCATGGACGGCTTCGAGGTCCTGAGTGCGCTTGCAGCTGACGGACGGCTCCGCGGCATTCCGGTCTGCATCCTCAGCACATCAAGCGACGAAGGCGATATTCAAAGAGCGAAGGAGCTCGGCGCGCTCGCTTATATGGTGAAGCCGCCAACCCTGCAGCAACTGGAACAGATGCTGGAGGACGTTGGTACGTTGAAACTGCAACCGCTCGGCGATTCGCTCGTTCTGTGTGTAGAACAATCAAGGCAATCTTCTACGGCACTGGCATGA
- a CDS encoding response regulator codes for MQQRDTQPILIVEDSEDDFEATIRAFKRTNLRNPIHWAPSGQEALDMLTAMSPRPGLILLDLNMPGLDGRKTLEAIKSNAHWHKIPVVILTTSDDERDIEGCYALGANTYVQKPVDLDGLFAAIQRLKEYWFEIAILPLEE; via the coding sequence ATGCAGCAGCGTGACACGCAACCAATCCTCATCGTCGAGGATAGCGAGGACGACTTCGAGGCGACGATCCGCGCTTTCAAGCGCACGAACTTGCGCAACCCGATCCACTGGGCGCCTTCGGGACAAGAAGCTCTCGATATGCTGACGGCCATGAGCCCGCGGCCGGGCCTGATCCTGCTCGATCTCAACATGCCGGGGCTCGACGGCCGCAAGACGCTGGAGGCGATCAAATCCAATGCGCACTGGCACAAGATACCGGTCGTCATCCTGACGACCTCCGACGATGAGCGTGACATCGAAGGCTGCTATGCCCTCGGCGCCAATACCTATGTGCAGAAGCCCGTCGATCTGGACGGCCTTTTTGCAGCCATACAAAGGCTGAAGGAATACTGGTTCGAGATTGCCATACTGCCCTTAGAGGAGTGA
- a CDS encoding PAS domain-containing sensor histidine kinase, with the protein MWNAAGLQDDPQRTGKRYRSAVIVIGLLLVLLGLTVLAGWLLQVEVITSFVPDFPSMAFNTALCFVLSGIALSTSARRRPLASLLSTIASASVVLIVLARLIEIATLGRTVHNVDRLLTNILIPPDFAAQIGGGMGPNASLIFLLGNLSLIAAQNWREARATLIQELISYVVVTLGMIALASYVTNAEQGYRWGPYAAMALPTAIGVVTFGGGLLASAWWRQPESRGRIPLWVPALVCFTGLLADLYTPLGVANGILYVPLVLTALWFRNRKASLLFALVCTILVLLGFFAVRHDSASLWHEITNRSITVVMLWLIALLVFYYVRNRMSLETERIRFSALVRNTPDAVLTIDEKGTISSFNPAAEQMFGYVPQEVIGRNVKMLMPEPYHSEHDGYLSHYAETGEQRIIGTTREVSGRRKDNAVFPLDVSISEVKSGGIKTFVGILRDISERVNQEERLRTTLAQLEDYTADLERSNHDLDEFAYIASHDLKEPLRGLHNHSRFLLEDYGGQLDDDGVRRLNRLVRLSQRMEKLVNDLLYFSRIGRQQLAVKRTDINLVVKDVVATMELLLEERHAKVVIDGQLPEVVCDAPRLTEVFRNLITNAIKYNDKPRPLVSIGYLERFVARDGTTARNVFFVKDNGKGIAKEFHEDIFRIFKRLEKSQDSDDGTGAGLTFVRKIIARHNGEIWLESEIGIGTTFYFTLGRKREGQNAAA; encoded by the coding sequence GTGTGGAATGCGGCAGGGCTACAGGACGACCCGCAAAGGACGGGGAAGCGCTATCGCTCCGCCGTCATCGTCATCGGCCTTCTGCTCGTCCTTCTCGGCCTGACTGTACTTGCGGGCTGGTTGTTGCAGGTCGAGGTCATCACGTCGTTCGTTCCTGATTTCCCCTCGATGGCGTTCAACACGGCGCTCTGTTTTGTTCTGTCAGGCATCGCGCTTTCCACGTCCGCCAGGCGCCGGCCGCTGGCATCCCTTCTCTCAACGATCGCCTCCGCGTCCGTCGTCCTGATTGTGCTCGCCCGGTTGATCGAGATCGCCACCCTCGGTCGCACCGTTCATAACGTCGACCGGCTGTTGACCAACATTCTTATTCCTCCGGATTTTGCCGCGCAAATCGGCGGCGGCATGGGGCCGAATGCTTCGCTGATCTTCCTGCTCGGAAATCTGTCGCTGATCGCAGCCCAGAACTGGCGGGAAGCCCGGGCAACGCTTATCCAGGAACTGATAAGCTATGTCGTCGTCACGCTCGGCATGATCGCGCTTGCCAGCTATGTCACGAATGCCGAACAAGGCTACCGCTGGGGGCCTTATGCAGCGATGGCGCTGCCGACGGCAATTGGCGTGGTGACCTTCGGTGGGGGATTGCTCGCAAGCGCCTGGTGGCGGCAGCCCGAAAGCCGCGGTCGGATACCGCTCTGGGTTCCGGCGCTCGTGTGCTTCACCGGACTTCTCGCAGATCTCTACACGCCCCTTGGAGTGGCGAACGGCATTCTCTACGTGCCGCTGGTGTTGACCGCCCTCTGGTTCAGGAACCGGAAGGCGTCGCTTCTCTTCGCCCTCGTGTGCACGATCCTCGTCCTGCTCGGCTTCTTTGCCGTCCGCCACGATAGTGCGAGTCTCTGGCACGAGATCACGAACCGGTCGATCACCGTCGTCATGCTGTGGCTGATTGCCTTGCTTGTGTTCTACTACGTTCGGAACAGGATGAGCCTGGAGACCGAGCGCATCCGCTTCAGTGCGTTGGTGCGCAATACGCCGGACGCGGTACTCACGATCGATGAAAAGGGAACGATCTCGAGCTTCAATCCGGCCGCCGAACAGATGTTCGGCTACGTGCCGCAAGAGGTGATCGGCAGGAACGTCAAGATGCTGATGCCGGAGCCCTATCATTCGGAGCACGACGGCTATCTCAGCCACTATGCCGAAACCGGCGAGCAGCGGATCATCGGCACGACACGCGAGGTTTCCGGGCGGCGCAAGGACAATGCCGTCTTTCCACTCGACGTTTCCATCAGCGAGGTGAAGAGCGGCGGAATAAAGACCTTTGTCGGGATCCTTCGCGATATCAGCGAGCGCGTGAACCAGGAGGAGCGGCTGAGGACGACGCTGGCGCAGCTTGAAGACTATACCGCCGATCTGGAGCGCAGCAATCACGACCTCGACGAGTTCGCCTATATCGCTTCGCATGATTTGAAGGAGCCGCTGCGCGGGCTACATAACCACTCGCGCTTCCTGTTGGAGGACTACGGGGGCCAGCTCGATGACGATGGCGTGCGGCGCCTCAACCGCCTGGTGCGGCTCAGCCAGCGCATGGAGAAGCTGGTCAACGACCTCCTCTATTTCTCGCGGATCGGCCGCCAGCAGCTCGCGGTGAAGCGCACTGATATCAACCTCGTCGTTAAGGATGTGGTCGCCACCATGGAATTGCTTCTGGAAGAGCGGCATGCCAAGGTCGTCATCGACGGTCAATTGCCTGAGGTGGTCTGCGATGCGCCGCGACTCACGGAAGTCTTCCGGAACCTCATTACCAATGCGATCAAATACAACGACAAACCCCGACCGCTCGTCAGCATCGGCTATCTCGAGCGCTTCGTCGCCAGGGACGGCACGACGGCGCGTAACGTCTTTTTCGTCAAAGACAACGGCAAAGGCATAGCCAAGGAATTCCATGAGGATATTTTCCGCATTTTCAAACGCCTGGAAAAATCGCAGGATTCGGATGACGGAACGGGGGCCGGTTTGACCTTCGTCCGCAAGATTATCGCCCGTCACAATGGCGAGATATGGCTGGAATCGGAAATCGGCATCGGTACGACGTTCTATTTCACTTTGGGCAGGAAGCGCGAGGGCCAGAATGCAGCAGCGTGA
- a CDS encoding response regulator yields MPVIFYIDDSRDDLFYLDYIRKKERIAVDLFCFTTAEAALTALEQRFAKSAALPDMLIADLYMPLDSGLALVARLRMEARFIPIRLCVCSGSDAEEDRERALAAGADSFLQKPLDFAAILRPRTLR; encoded by the coding sequence ATGCCGGTCATATTTTATATCGATGACAGCAGGGATGATCTTTTCTACCTCGACTACATCCGCAAGAAGGAGCGGATCGCTGTTGATCTTTTCTGTTTTACAACAGCAGAGGCGGCTTTGACCGCCCTGGAGCAGCGATTTGCCAAAAGCGCAGCACTTCCGGACATGCTGATCGCCGATCTTTATATGCCCCTCGACAGTGGTCTCGCACTCGTCGCGCGGCTTCGCATGGAGGCTCGGTTCATCCCGATACGGCTTTGTGTCTGCAGCGGCTCGGATGCGGAGGAAGATCGCGAGCGCGCCCTGGCTGCAGGCGCTGATTCCTTTCTGCAAAAACCTCTCGACTTTGCGGCAATTCTGCGTCCTCGAACGTTGCGCTGA
- a CDS encoding helix-turn-helix transcriptional regulator, which produces MTNAAAVPFHTGPELSRAINRTDFFRLFKAAAQHYRFDNFALARISEANAPFGEREIVITNIAERRAPLFIQMLKEALGPVKAKTAQFLTTPVYGKSGSIEADLVFNEFNRNTFLLIPLFTPEGRRYCLVLSGTRPEPDQGEVADVLLDAMRIFDKLYEEILTQEMSGRLTQREAEIVKWTSEGKTSAEIAIILGLSEHTVNSHITAAVRKLNAVNRVHMVAIALRNGLVS; this is translated from the coding sequence ATGACCAATGCTGCGGCGGTTCCATTCCATACCGGGCCCGAGCTTAGCCGGGCGATCAATCGCACCGACTTTTTCCGCCTCTTCAAGGCGGCGGCGCAGCACTATCGCTTTGACAATTTCGCGCTTGCGCGCATTTCCGAGGCGAATGCACCTTTCGGCGAGCGTGAAATCGTCATCACCAATATTGCTGAACGCCGGGCTCCGCTTTTCATCCAGATGCTCAAGGAAGCGCTGGGTCCCGTCAAGGCAAAAACCGCGCAGTTTCTGACGACGCCTGTCTACGGCAAGAGCGGGTCGATCGAGGCTGACCTCGTATTCAATGAATTCAACCGCAATACGTTTCTGCTCATTCCTCTCTTCACGCCGGAGGGGCGGCGCTACTGCCTCGTCCTCAGCGGCACGCGGCCGGAGCCCGATCAGGGAGAAGTTGCCGACGTTCTGCTCGATGCCATGCGCATTTTCGACAAGCTTTACGAGGAAATCTTGACGCAAGAGATGTCAGGGCGCCTGACGCAGCGGGAGGCGGAAATCGTCAAATGGACCAGCGAAGGCAAGACTTCAGCGGAGATCGCGATCATTCTCGGATTGTCGGAACATACCGTAAATTCCCATATCACGGCGGCGGTCAGGAAGCTTAATGCCGTGAACCGCGTTCATATGGTGGCGATCGCCCTCAGGAATGGCTTGGTTTCGTGA
- a CDS encoding response regulator, translating to MSTAAGPEDAVKVLFVDDEFVEFRSLKKKIGSLSEPAVDIEYSQSIGDALEKVKGERFDLILLDNRLLPNADFRETVPELRAIGYTGPIGVVSTDISGGYFQQFPDYGVDFRIGKDEIDARTLQYIIREYVKYNLPDYWKDDYTI from the coding sequence ATGAGCACCGCAGCGGGTCCGGAAGACGCCGTCAAAGTCCTGTTCGTGGATGACGAATTCGTCGAATTCAGGTCGCTGAAGAAGAAGATCGGCAGCCTTTCCGAGCCTGCCGTCGATATCGAATATTCGCAGTCGATCGGCGACGCGTTGGAGAAGGTCAAGGGCGAGCGGTTCGACCTCATTCTGCTCGACAACCGGCTGCTGCCGAATGCCGATTTCCGCGAGACGGTGCCGGAGCTTCGCGCCATCGGCTACACGGGGCCGATCGGCGTCGTTTCTACGGATATTTCAGGCGGCTATTTTCAGCAGTTTCCGGATTATGGCGTCGATTTCCGCATCGGCAAGGATGAAATCGACGCGCGGACGCTGCAATACATTATCCGCGAGTACGTAAAGTACAACCTGCCCGACTACTGGAAAGATGACTATACGATCTGA
- a CDS encoding sensor histidine kinase, whose product MSSGPMPTAVTSASEERMRRFLATASHDLQSPLRHIAMYAEILLDELSETLDSEQRESLTAILQKAQTAQRLTKALMSFAAGTPQVSPAPVELGPIVDGLWTELKAEVGANDATFSHHTLPSLNSDAALLSTALKNILANALLYRGAATLHVELAAERSGSDWLIHISDNGRGIEPAHQERIFEPFWKLPQPDAVAGSGLGLTAARELLTALGGDLTLSHSDRTGSRFTIRLPAT is encoded by the coding sequence ATGTCATCCGGTCCAATGCCAACTGCTGTTACCAGCGCCAGCGAGGAGCGCATGAGGCGTTTTCTGGCGACCGCTTCGCACGACCTCCAATCGCCGCTCCGGCACATCGCGATGTATGCGGAAATCCTGCTGGACGAACTCAGTGAGACGCTCGATAGCGAACAGCGCGAAAGCCTCACGGCAATCCTTCAGAAAGCCCAGACCGCGCAGCGCCTCACCAAGGCACTGATGAGCTTCGCCGCGGGCACGCCGCAGGTTTCGCCCGCCCCGGTGGAACTCGGCCCGATCGTTGACGGTCTCTGGACTGAATTGAAGGCCGAGGTGGGGGCCAATGACGCGACCTTCAGCCATCACACGCTTCCAAGCCTCAACAGCGATGCCGCCCTTCTTTCGACCGCGCTGAAGAACATCCTCGCCAATGCGCTGCTTTATCGGGGCGCGGCGACACTGCATGTCGAACTGGCGGCGGAAAGGAGCGGTAGCGATTGGCTGATCCATATTTCCGACAACGGGCGAGGCATTGAGCCAGCCCATCAGGAGCGGATATTCGAACCTTTCTGGAAGCTGCCCCAGCCAGACGCCGTGGCCGGCTCCGGCCTGGGGCTGACGGCCGCGCGCGAGCTCTTAACCGCGCTCGGCGGCGACCTGACGCTCAGCCATTCGGACCGAACGGGAAGCCGTTTCACGATCCGGCTGCCCGCCACCTGA